A stretch of Sebastes fasciatus isolate fSebFas1 chromosome 19, fSebFas1.pri, whole genome shotgun sequence DNA encodes these proteins:
- the loxa gene encoding protein-lysine 6-oxidase produces the protein MALRTFGTPLYAYACVYSFVFILQAAQSQTNPETNQRAALRQTLQWSHNGKVFSILSQGSEYQPPRRRGAPTQEQVQARPVTIIRDVDVKQPDTSSQPQQQPQPHHQSRQQQQLQEQHQTRQQQLQQQQQPPRPLLQRLVRGHEHRQHHNERTGTQTSNNETKVTVSPPVPRRDDMMVGDDPYNDPYKSSDDNPYYNHYDVYERPRQRSRPGYGTGYHQYGLPDLVPDPYYIQASAYAQRVPMYNLRCAAEENCLSSSAYTSSIRDYDTRMLLRFPQRVKNQGTADFLPSRPRYSWEWHSCHQHFHSMDEFSHYDLLDASSHHSVAEGHKASFCLEDTSCDYGYYRRFACTSHTQGLSPGCYDTYNADIDCQWIDITDVKPGNYILKISVNPSYHVPESDYSNNVVRCDVRYTGNYAYVSGCQLSSY, from the exons ATGGCATTACGCACATTTGGCACGCCACTTTACGCATATGCGTGcgtctattcttttgttttcatcCTGCAAGCTGCTCAGTCTCAGACGAATCCGGAGACTAACCAAAGAGCTGCACTCCGGCAGACGCTACAGTGGTCACACAACGGCAAGGTTTTTAGCATTTTAAGCCAGGGCTCGGAGTACCAGCCGCCGAGGCGCAGGGGCGCACCGACGCAGGAGCAAGTGCAGGCGAGACCTGTCACCATCATCCGGGATGTGGACGTGAAACAACCGGACACCTCGAgccagccgcagcagcagccccAGCCGCACCACCAgtccaggcagcagcagcagcttcaggagCAGCACCAGaccaggcagcagcagcttcagcagcagcagcagcctcctcgGCCTCTGCTCCAAAGGCTCGTGAGAGGACACGAGCACCGCCAGCATCACAATGAGCGCACGGGGACGCAGACGAGCAACAATGAGACCAAGGTCACGGTCAGTCCACCTGTGCCCAGGAGAGATGACATGATGGTCGGTGATGACCCCTATAACGACCCCTATAAGTCCAGCGATGATAACCCATATTACAATCATTATGACGTTTACGAGAGACCGAGGCAGAGATCGAGACCCGGATATGGCACAGGGTACCATCAGTACG gTCTGCCTGATCTCGTACCTGACCCGTACTACATTCAAGCTTCCGCTTATGCCCAGAGAGTCCCAATGTACAACCTGAGATGTGCAGCTGAGGAGAACTGTTTGTCAAG CTCAGCCTATACATCTAGCATTAGAGACTATGACACCCGTATGCTGCTGAGGTTTCCTCAGAGAGTCAAGAACCAGGGGACGGCGGACTTCCTCCCCAGCAGGCCACGTTACTCCTGGGAGTGGCACAGCTGTCATCA GCACTTCCACAGCATGGATGAGTTCAGCCACTACGACCTGCTGGACGCCTCCTCTCACCACTCAGTGGCCGAGGGCCACAAAGCCAGCTTCTGCCTGGAGGACACTTCCTGTGACTACGGCTACTACAGACGATTTGCCTGCACCTCACATACCCAG GGCCTGAGCCCAGGATGTTATGATACCTACAACGCAGACATCGACTGCCAGTGGATTGACATCACAGATGTGAAACCTGGAAACTATATCCTCAAG ATCAGTGTAAATCCGTCCTATCACGTCCCAGAATCAGACTACAGCAACAACGTTGTGCGCTGTGACGTTCGCTACACTGGCAACTACGCCTACGTGTCAGGTTGTCAACTGTCATC gTATTAA